A genomic stretch from Psilocybe cubensis strain MGC-MH-2018 chromosome 1, whole genome shotgun sequence includes:
- a CDS encoding Agroclavine dehydrogenase, whose amino-acid sequence MTTLITGGTGRTGLGLAKLLHAANYPVLIATRTGVAPAPFKAVKFDWNDASTHEAAFDTADPPVDRVYIVGPPASTDVALHTKFVELAISKGVKRFALMSATVVGPDANSPFPAGVVHQQLIDAGVDFVVVRPTWFIQNFDNLGITNFSTIFSAAQDGKVPFVSTEDISQAVFEGLTAEKSPNDSIFVVGPELLTYEDAAKIISSVLGRTITYKRNTIEEQAALYTQVGAPADYAKLLAALDADVAKGTEEAVFNDAEAAAKGRLFVGKHTLLEFFKEGKNVQAK is encoded by the exons ATGACCACTCTCATCACAGGCGGAACTGGCAGGACCGGACTGGGCCTCGCAAAGCTTCTGCACGCCGCGAACTACCCAGTGCTCATCGCGACACGCACAGGGGTCGCCCCCGCGCCATTCAAAGCCGTCAAATTCGACTGGAACGACGCCTCGACGCACGAAGCCGCGTTCGACACCGCTGACCCCCCGGTCGACCGGGTGTACATCGTCGGCCCGCCTGCGAGCACCGACGTCGCGTTGCACACCAAGTTCGTCGAGCTTGCGATATCGAAAGGGGTGAAGCGCTTCGCGCTAATGTCGGCCACTGTCGTTGGGCCAGATGCGAACTCGCCGTTCCCGGCTGGTGTCGTGCATCAGCAGTTGATTGATGCTGGTGTTGACTTTGTGGTAGTGAGGCCTACTTGGTTCATTC AAAATTTCGACAACTTGGGCATCACGAATTTCAGCACAATATTCTCAGCGGCGCAAGATGGGAAAGTACCTTTTGTCTCGACAGAGGATATCTCCCAAGCGGTATTCGAGGGTTTAACCGCGGAGAAAAGTCCAAACGACAGTATCTTCGTCGTGGGGCCCGAGCTCCTCACCTACGAAGAT GCGGCAAAAATCATATCTTCTGTGCTGGGCCGAACGATCACTTACAAACGCAACACTATCGAAGAGCAAGCGGCCTTGTACACCCAAGTCGGGGCACCAGCCGATTACGCCAAATTATTGGCAGCCTTGGACGCGGATGTGGCTAAAGGGACTGAAGAGGCTGTGTTTAATGATGCGGAGGCCGCTGCAAAAGGCCGCCTCTTTGTCGGGAAGCACACACTGCTTGAATTCTTTAAGGAAGGGAAGAATGTGCAAGCCAAATAA